Proteins from a single region of Seriola aureovittata isolate HTS-2021-v1 ecotype China chromosome 9, ASM2101889v1, whole genome shotgun sequence:
- the mapk13 gene encoding mitogen-activated protein kinase 13 yields the protein MEARAHFSREEINSTVWEVAEKYTRLKQIGTGAYGSVCSAINEKTTEKVAIKKLHRPFQSEIFAKRAYRELRLLKHMKHENVIGLLDVFTPASSLNDFQDFYLVMPYMFTDLSKVRGHLSDDKVQFLVYQMLCGLRYIHKAGIIHRDLKPGNLAVNQDCELKILDFGLARSTDAEMTGYVVTRWYRAPEVILNWMHYTQTVDIWSVGCIMAEMINGKTLFKGKDYMDQLTQIMKVTGVPGPEFIQKLDSPEAKTYVKALPRYPRKDFSTLFTRASAHGIDLLEKMLVLDGDERLTAELALEHPYFDGLRDQDDFREPETYDDSHDNATLSLDEWKRLCFKEVRDFVPFPRRDSKRKNTLTMSQ from the exons ATGGAGGCTCGGGCACATTTCTCACGGGAGGAAATCAACAGCACGGTGTGGGAAGTAGCTGAGAAATACACACGGCTCAAACAGATAGGGACCGGGGCGTACGGCTCGGTGTG CTCGGCAATAAATGAGAAGACTACAGAGAAAGTGGCCATCAAGAAGCTGCACAGGCCCTTCCAGTCAGAGATCTTTGCTAAGAGGGCCTACAGAGAGCTGCGGCTGCTCAAACACATGAAGCACGAAAAT GTGATAGGACTTCTTGATGTGTTTACACCTGCCTCAAGCCTCAATGACTTCCAAGACTT CTACCTGGTGATGCCTTACATGTTTACTGACCTGTCGAAGGTGCGGGGTCATCTCTCAGATGACAAAGTCCAGTTTTTGGTCTACCAGATGCTCTGTGGACTCAGG tacATTCACAAAGCCGGAATCATCCACAGG GATCTAAAGCCAGGAAACTTGGCAGTAAACCAAGACTGTGAACTGAAG ATCCTGGACTTCGGTCTGGCTCGCAGTACTGACGCAGAGATGACGGGCTACGTGGTGACCCGTTGGTACCGGGCACCTGAGGTCATTCTGAACTGGATGCACTACACCCAGACTG TGGACATCTGGTCTGTGGGCTGTATCATGGCAGAAATGATCAATGGAAAGACTCTTTTCAAAGGAAAAGACT ACATGGACCAGCTGACTCAGATCATGAAAGTGACTGGAGTACCTGGACCAGAGTTCATACAGAAGCTGGACAGTCCAGAG GCCAAAACTTATGTGAAGGCCCTTCCACGTTATCCCAGAAAAGATTTCTCAACGTTGTTCACCAGAGCCAGCGCACACG GTATCGACCTGCTGGAGAAGATGCTGGTTCTCGATGGAGACGAGAGGCTCACGGCGGAACTGGCTCTGGAGCACCCATACTTCGACGGTCTGAGGGACCAGGACGACTTTCGTGAGCCTGAAACGTATGATGACAGCCACGACAACGCCACATTGTCCCTGGATGAGTGGAAGc GGTTGTGTTTCAAAGAGGTGAGAGACTTTGTGCCGTTCCCACGGCGGGACTCCAAGAGGAAAAACACCCTGACTATGTCTCAGTGA
- the brpf3b gene encoding bromodomain and PHD finger-containing protein 3 isoform X1 → MRKPRRKCQAAGGGGGGGGGGEVKKSNGTAAGRGGARQRSPSPYSLKASPSRETLTYAQAQKVVEVELDGRLHRISILDPLEVITEDEMMAQDISECNSNKENSEQSSSPTSSAQTARKPVTPRGRRKDSKCSSIKAPPPSKNHCPNSQLQTPEKVHTAHHHHMTLPEPKFRVLETFTPVEAPPLPTAYYRYIERSAEEQEGEAEYDMDEEDTAWLEMVNSGRTSEGYSAVSPDTFELLVDRLEEEAYREARSRAPSQTTVDDDAFCCVCLDDECLNSNVILFCDSCNLAVHQECYGVPYIPEGQWLCRCCLQSPQKPVDCVLCPNRGGAFKQTSDGRWAHVVCAIWIPEVCFANTVFLEPVEGVNNIPTARWKLTCYLCKQKGRGASIQCHKANCYTAFHVTCAQRAGLFMKIDPVRETNVNGTMFSVKKTAFCEAHSPPGQETASDEESEGRVVGSRGRASRGRSAYTEGPTTPKKGRKSDDDGKTDKKKGKKGAESTAQQTASPQVIVPQIPTSRLNIICKGIIFQRKNQFMQRLHNFWLLKRQSRNGVPLVRRLHSNIQSQRNTEQPEVDEKVSAAREALRYWQKLRHDLEKARLLVELIRKREKLKREQVKVHQAALEMQLTPMLALLRSTLDQLQEKDTAQIFAQPVNIKEVPDYLEFISQPMDFSTIRVKLESHAYRSVAELEADFNLMVSNCLLYNGKDTVFHRAALRLRDLGGAVLRHAQRQATNTGLDLDTGMHLPESPQKRDFYSCTWEDVDSVLDPDNRLHMTVEEQLKELLEKLDFVSSMRCSGARTRRIRLLRREINNIRYRQGQHSRHSLHNGHLKEEDEDEDDEEDEDKDAKADNGLSSSDKEDLKSTSPPTLEPTGPAPPPRQGDAPLEPPTLRPITGEPQSPSWPCKRLKMDSDVSDGATENINCTKMRERPASPPPSLHSEGQAVANGLPELSTPPRPTTGGVGRRTSVLFKKAKNGAKLFRDRDNPLMNGKGLQDENAGNPPTAPNSTASTPSSTPLSTPSKTPQKSPGPPALNEQWTPSRDTCSDGELERTPNHTLESGLTNGFNKHKDGGSDAEYSPCPVLHKEISSPPKRSLGKPALSKVPFMEIVNGDSDYTGNGSQTSEDETELESLDLVWAKCRGYPSYPALIIDPEMPEDGLLHNGVPIPVPPKDVLRLGEQRQEETNERLYLVLFFDNKRTWQWLPREKVTPLGVDDTADKLRIMEGRKSSIRKSVQVAYDRAMIHQSRVSHSQGFVASNYL, encoded by the exons ATGAGGAAGCCACGTCGAAAATGCCAGGCggccggaggaggaggaggagggggtggtgggggtgaagTCAAAAAGTCCAATGGGACAGCTGCCGGGCGTGGGGGTGCCCGCCAGCGATCTCCCTCGCCTTACAGCCTCAAAGCATCTCCAAGCAGAGAAACCCTGACCTACGCCCAGGCCCAgaaggtggtggaggtggaacTCGATGGTAGGCTTCACCGCATTTCTATTCTGGATCCCCTGGAGGTCATTACTGAAGATGAGATGATGGCTCAGGACATTAGTGAGTGTAACAGCAACAAGGAGAACAGTGAGCAGTCCTCATCTCCCACCAGCAGCGCCCAAACAGCCCGCAAACCAGTCACACCCCGAGGCCGCAGGAAAGACTCTAAATGTTCGTCTATCAAGGCACCGCCACCTTCCAAGAACCACTGCCCCAATTCTCAGCTACAAACACCTGAAAAGGTACACACAGCACACCATCATCACATGACCCTCCCTGAGCCTAAGTTTCGTGTGCTAGAAACCTTCACGCCAGTGGAGGCTCCTCCACTGCCTACAGCATATTACCGCTACATTGAACGTTCAGCTGAGGAGCAGGAAGGTGAGGCAGAATACGACATGGACGAAGAGGACACCGCCTGGCTGGAGATGGTCAACTCTGGACGAACGTCAGAGGGTTACTCCGCTGTCTCACCGGACACCTTTGAGCTGCTGGTGGACCGACTGGAGGAGGAAGCGTACCGGGAAGCCCGCAGCCGGGCGCCCTCTCAGACCACTGTTGACGATGATGCCTTCTGCTGCGTGTGCCTGGATGATGAGTGCCTCAACAGCAACGTCATCCTCTTCTGTGACTCCTGCAACCTGGCTGTGCACCAGGAGTGTTATGGAGTGCCCTATATCCCTGAGGGCCAGTGGCTGTGCCGCTGCTGCCTCCAGTCCCCTCAGAAACCTGTTGACTGTGTTCTATGTCCAAACCGTGGCGGCGccttcaaacaaacaagtgaCGGCCGCTGGGCACATGTGGTCTGTGCCATCTGGATTCCTGAAGTCTGCTTTGCCAACACAGTGTTTCTGGAACCAGTAGAAGGGGTCAATAACATTCCCACAGCACGCTGGAAACTGACCTGCTACCTGTGCAAGCAGAAGGGCCGCGGCGCATCTATTCAGTGCCACAAGGCCAACTGTTACACTGCGTTTCACGTCACATGTGCTCAGCGCGCTGGCCTCTTTATGAAGATCGATCCAGTGCGCGAGACGAACGTCAACGGGACCATGTTCTCCGTTAAGAAGACGGCGTTCTGCGAGGCCCATTCACCACCGGGACAAGAAACCGCATCAGATGAGGAGAGTGAAGGAAGAGTGGTGGGCAGCAGAGGGAGGGCTAGCAGAGGACGGAGTGCCTACACAGAGGGGCCGACTACACCAAAAAAAGGCAGGAAATCTGATGACGATGGCAAAACGGAtaaaaagaaagggaagaagggCGCCGAGTCAACAGCTCAACAAACTGCTTCACCACAAGTGATAGTACCTCAGATCCCCACGAGCAg GCTGAATATCATCTGCAAAGGAATCATCTTCCAGAGGAAAAACCAGTTCATGCAGAGGCTGCATAACTTCTGGTTACTGAAGCGTCAGTCGAGGAACGGCGTGCCGCTGGTTCGGCGTTTGCACTCTAACATCCAATCCCAAAGGAATACGGAACAG CCTGAGGTGGACGAGAAGGTTTCTGCAGCAAGAGAGGCACTGAGATATTGGCAGAAGCTTCGGCACGACCTTGAAAAAGCCAGGCTGCTGGTGGAGCTCATCCGCAAGAGGGAGAAACTCAAACGAGAACAG GTCAAGGTTCACCAGGCAGCCCTGGAGATGCAGTTGACCCCGATGTTGGCGCTGCTCCGCTCCACTCTGGACCAACTACAGGAAAAGGACACAGCCCAGATCTTTGCACAGCCTGTCAACATCAAGGAG GTCCCAGATTACCTGGAGTTCATCAGCCAGCCCATGGACTTTTCCACCATACGCGTTAAGTTGGAGAGTCACGCCTATCGCTCAGTGGCTGAGCTGGAGGCCGACTTCAACCTTATGGTGTCCAACTGCCTCCTCTACAACGGCAAGGACACCGTCTTCCACCGGGCAGCGCTGCGTCTTCGTGACTTGGGCGGGGCCGTACTGCGCCACGCACAACGACAAGCCACCAACACCGGCCTGGACCTGGACACTGGCATGCACCTCCCAGAGTCACCGCAGAAAAGAGACTTTTACAGCTGCACCTGGGAGGATG TTGACAGTGTGCTGGATCCAGATAACCGGCTTCACATGACcgtggaggagcagctgaaagAGCTGCTGGAAAAGCTGGACTTTGTCTCCTCCATGCGATGCAGCGGCGCCCGAACCCGACGCATCCGCCTGCTCCGTCGCGAGATCAACAACATCCGCTACAGGCAGGGCCAACACTCCCGCCACAGCCTCCACAACGGACACCTGAAGgaagaggacgaggacgaggacgaCGAGGAAGACGAGGACAAAGACGCCAAGGCGGATAACGGCCTTTCGTCTTCAGACAAAG AAGATCTCAAATCCACTTCACCGCCAACACTGGAACCTACAGGGCCGGCTCCTCCTCCGCGACAGGGAGACGCACCTCTGGAGCCTCCCACCCTGCGGCCAATCACAGGGGAGCCCCAGTCCCCCAGCTGGCCCTGCAAGCGCTTAAAGATGGACAGCGATGTCTCAGACGGCGCCACAGAGAACATTAATTGCACTAAAATGCGTGAGCGGCCGGCGTCGCCACCTCCCAGTTTGCACAGTGAAGGGCAGGCGGTGGCCAACGGTCTGCCAGAGCTCAGCACCCCCCCGCGGCCCACCACCGGCGGAGTCGGGCGACGGACCTCTGTGTTAttcaaaaaggcaaaaaatggaGCAAAGCtgttcagagacagagacaatcCTTTGATGAATGGAAAGGGGCTGCAGGACGAGAACGCAGGCAACCCCCCCACAGCACCCAACTCCACAGCCAGCACCCCATCCTCCACACCTTTGTCCACTCCTTCCAAGACGCCACAGAAAAGCCCAGGACCCCCCGCCCTCAACGAACAGTGGACCCCCAGTCGAGACACGTGCTCAGACGGGGAGCTAGAGAGGACACCAAACCACACACTGGAAAGTG GACTGACCAACGGCTTCAACAAGCACAAAGATGGCGGCTCTGATGCTGAGTACAGCCCTTGCCCGGTCCTCCACAAAGAGAT CAGCTCGCCACCCAAACGGAGCCTCGGGAAACCGGCTCTTTCCAAAGTTCCCTTCATGGAGATAGTGAATGGAGACTCAGATTACACCG GGAACGGCAGCCAAACGTCTGAGGATGAGACGGAGCTGGAGTCTCTCGATCTGGTTTGGGCCAAATGTCGAGGATATCCCTCCTACCCTGCTCTG ATCATCGACCCAGAGATGCCCGAGGACGGCCTCCTGCACAACGGGGTGCCCATCCCCGTCCCACCCAAAGACGTCCTCCGCCTGGgggagcagagacaggaggagaccaACGAGAGGCTCTACCTGGTGCTTTTCTTTGACAACAAGCGAACGTG GCAGTGGCTCCCACGTGAGAAGGTGACACCCCTGGGTGTAGACGACACAGCGGACAAGCTGCGCATAATGGAGGGCCGCAAGTCCAGCATCCGCAAGTCTGTCCAGGTGGCGTACGACCGCGCCATGATCCACCAGAGCCGAGTCAGCCACAGCCAAGGCTTCGTGGCGTCTAACTACCTGTAG
- the brpf3b gene encoding bromodomain and PHD finger-containing protein 3 isoform X2 yields the protein MRKPRRKCQAAGGGGGGGGGGEVKKSNGTAAGRGGARQRSPSPYSLKASPSRETLTYAQAQKVVEVELDGRLHRISILDPLEVITEDEMMAQDISECNSNKENSEQSSSPTSSAQTARKPVTPRGRRKDSKCSSIKAPPPSKNHCPNSQLQTPEKVHTAHHHHMTLPEPKFRVLETFTPVEAPPLPTAYYRYIERSAEEQEGEAEYDMDEEDTAWLEMVNSGRTSEGYSAVSPDTFELLVDRLEEEAYREARSRAPSQTTVDDDAFCCVCLDDECLNSNVILFCDSCNLAVHQECYGVPYIPEGQWLCRCCLQSPQKPVDCVLCPNRGGAFKQTSDGRWAHVVCAIWIPEVCFANTVFLEPVEGVNNIPTARWKLTCYLCKQKGRGASIQCHKANCYTAFHVTCAQRAGLFMKIDPVRETNVNGTMFSVKKTAFCEAHSPPGQETASDEESEGRVVGSRGRASRGRSAYTEGPTTPKKGRKSDDDGKTDKKKGKKGAESTAQQTASPQVIVPQIPTSRLNIICKGIIFQRKNQFMQRLHNFWLLKRQSRNGVPLVRRLHSNIQSQRNTEQPEVDEKVSAAREALRYWQKLRHDLEKARLLVELIRKREKLKREQVKVHQAALEMQLTPMLALLRSTLDQLQEKDTAQIFAQPVNIKEVPDYLEFISQPMDFSTIRVKLESHAYRSVAELEADFNLMVSNCLLYNGKDTVFHRAALRLRDLGGAVLRHAQRQATNTGLDLDTGMHLPESPQKRDFYSCTWEDVDSVLDPDNRLHMTVEEQLKELLEKLDFVSSMRCSGARTRRIRLLRREINNIRYRQGQHSRHSLHNGHLKEEDEDEDDEEDEDKDAKADNGLSSSDKDLKSTSPPTLEPTGPAPPPRQGDAPLEPPTLRPITGEPQSPSWPCKRLKMDSDVSDGATENINCTKMRERPASPPPSLHSEGQAVANGLPELSTPPRPTTGGVGRRTSVLFKKAKNGAKLFRDRDNPLMNGKGLQDENAGNPPTAPNSTASTPSSTPLSTPSKTPQKSPGPPALNEQWTPSRDTCSDGELERTPNHTLESGLTNGFNKHKDGGSDAEYSPCPVLHKEISSPPKRSLGKPALSKVPFMEIVNGDSDYTGNGSQTSEDETELESLDLVWAKCRGYPSYPALIIDPEMPEDGLLHNGVPIPVPPKDVLRLGEQRQEETNERLYLVLFFDNKRTWQWLPREKVTPLGVDDTADKLRIMEGRKSSIRKSVQVAYDRAMIHQSRVSHSQGFVASNYL from the exons ATGAGGAAGCCACGTCGAAAATGCCAGGCggccggaggaggaggaggagggggtggtgggggtgaagTCAAAAAGTCCAATGGGACAGCTGCCGGGCGTGGGGGTGCCCGCCAGCGATCTCCCTCGCCTTACAGCCTCAAAGCATCTCCAAGCAGAGAAACCCTGACCTACGCCCAGGCCCAgaaggtggtggaggtggaacTCGATGGTAGGCTTCACCGCATTTCTATTCTGGATCCCCTGGAGGTCATTACTGAAGATGAGATGATGGCTCAGGACATTAGTGAGTGTAACAGCAACAAGGAGAACAGTGAGCAGTCCTCATCTCCCACCAGCAGCGCCCAAACAGCCCGCAAACCAGTCACACCCCGAGGCCGCAGGAAAGACTCTAAATGTTCGTCTATCAAGGCACCGCCACCTTCCAAGAACCACTGCCCCAATTCTCAGCTACAAACACCTGAAAAGGTACACACAGCACACCATCATCACATGACCCTCCCTGAGCCTAAGTTTCGTGTGCTAGAAACCTTCACGCCAGTGGAGGCTCCTCCACTGCCTACAGCATATTACCGCTACATTGAACGTTCAGCTGAGGAGCAGGAAGGTGAGGCAGAATACGACATGGACGAAGAGGACACCGCCTGGCTGGAGATGGTCAACTCTGGACGAACGTCAGAGGGTTACTCCGCTGTCTCACCGGACACCTTTGAGCTGCTGGTGGACCGACTGGAGGAGGAAGCGTACCGGGAAGCCCGCAGCCGGGCGCCCTCTCAGACCACTGTTGACGATGATGCCTTCTGCTGCGTGTGCCTGGATGATGAGTGCCTCAACAGCAACGTCATCCTCTTCTGTGACTCCTGCAACCTGGCTGTGCACCAGGAGTGTTATGGAGTGCCCTATATCCCTGAGGGCCAGTGGCTGTGCCGCTGCTGCCTCCAGTCCCCTCAGAAACCTGTTGACTGTGTTCTATGTCCAAACCGTGGCGGCGccttcaaacaaacaagtgaCGGCCGCTGGGCACATGTGGTCTGTGCCATCTGGATTCCTGAAGTCTGCTTTGCCAACACAGTGTTTCTGGAACCAGTAGAAGGGGTCAATAACATTCCCACAGCACGCTGGAAACTGACCTGCTACCTGTGCAAGCAGAAGGGCCGCGGCGCATCTATTCAGTGCCACAAGGCCAACTGTTACACTGCGTTTCACGTCACATGTGCTCAGCGCGCTGGCCTCTTTATGAAGATCGATCCAGTGCGCGAGACGAACGTCAACGGGACCATGTTCTCCGTTAAGAAGACGGCGTTCTGCGAGGCCCATTCACCACCGGGACAAGAAACCGCATCAGATGAGGAGAGTGAAGGAAGAGTGGTGGGCAGCAGAGGGAGGGCTAGCAGAGGACGGAGTGCCTACACAGAGGGGCCGACTACACCAAAAAAAGGCAGGAAATCTGATGACGATGGCAAAACGGAtaaaaagaaagggaagaagggCGCCGAGTCAACAGCTCAACAAACTGCTTCACCACAAGTGATAGTACCTCAGATCCCCACGAGCAg GCTGAATATCATCTGCAAAGGAATCATCTTCCAGAGGAAAAACCAGTTCATGCAGAGGCTGCATAACTTCTGGTTACTGAAGCGTCAGTCGAGGAACGGCGTGCCGCTGGTTCGGCGTTTGCACTCTAACATCCAATCCCAAAGGAATACGGAACAG CCTGAGGTGGACGAGAAGGTTTCTGCAGCAAGAGAGGCACTGAGATATTGGCAGAAGCTTCGGCACGACCTTGAAAAAGCCAGGCTGCTGGTGGAGCTCATCCGCAAGAGGGAGAAACTCAAACGAGAACAG GTCAAGGTTCACCAGGCAGCCCTGGAGATGCAGTTGACCCCGATGTTGGCGCTGCTCCGCTCCACTCTGGACCAACTACAGGAAAAGGACACAGCCCAGATCTTTGCACAGCCTGTCAACATCAAGGAG GTCCCAGATTACCTGGAGTTCATCAGCCAGCCCATGGACTTTTCCACCATACGCGTTAAGTTGGAGAGTCACGCCTATCGCTCAGTGGCTGAGCTGGAGGCCGACTTCAACCTTATGGTGTCCAACTGCCTCCTCTACAACGGCAAGGACACCGTCTTCCACCGGGCAGCGCTGCGTCTTCGTGACTTGGGCGGGGCCGTACTGCGCCACGCACAACGACAAGCCACCAACACCGGCCTGGACCTGGACACTGGCATGCACCTCCCAGAGTCACCGCAGAAAAGAGACTTTTACAGCTGCACCTGGGAGGATG TTGACAGTGTGCTGGATCCAGATAACCGGCTTCACATGACcgtggaggagcagctgaaagAGCTGCTGGAAAAGCTGGACTTTGTCTCCTCCATGCGATGCAGCGGCGCCCGAACCCGACGCATCCGCCTGCTCCGTCGCGAGATCAACAACATCCGCTACAGGCAGGGCCAACACTCCCGCCACAGCCTCCACAACGGACACCTGAAGgaagaggacgaggacgaggacgaCGAGGAAGACGAGGACAAAGACGCCAAGGCGGATAACGGCCTTTCGTCTTCAGACAAAG ATCTCAAATCCACTTCACCGCCAACACTGGAACCTACAGGGCCGGCTCCTCCTCCGCGACAGGGAGACGCACCTCTGGAGCCTCCCACCCTGCGGCCAATCACAGGGGAGCCCCAGTCCCCCAGCTGGCCCTGCAAGCGCTTAAAGATGGACAGCGATGTCTCAGACGGCGCCACAGAGAACATTAATTGCACTAAAATGCGTGAGCGGCCGGCGTCGCCACCTCCCAGTTTGCACAGTGAAGGGCAGGCGGTGGCCAACGGTCTGCCAGAGCTCAGCACCCCCCCGCGGCCCACCACCGGCGGAGTCGGGCGACGGACCTCTGTGTTAttcaaaaaggcaaaaaatggaGCAAAGCtgttcagagacagagacaatcCTTTGATGAATGGAAAGGGGCTGCAGGACGAGAACGCAGGCAACCCCCCCACAGCACCCAACTCCACAGCCAGCACCCCATCCTCCACACCTTTGTCCACTCCTTCCAAGACGCCACAGAAAAGCCCAGGACCCCCCGCCCTCAACGAACAGTGGACCCCCAGTCGAGACACGTGCTCAGACGGGGAGCTAGAGAGGACACCAAACCACACACTGGAAAGTG GACTGACCAACGGCTTCAACAAGCACAAAGATGGCGGCTCTGATGCTGAGTACAGCCCTTGCCCGGTCCTCCACAAAGAGAT CAGCTCGCCACCCAAACGGAGCCTCGGGAAACCGGCTCTTTCCAAAGTTCCCTTCATGGAGATAGTGAATGGAGACTCAGATTACACCG GGAACGGCAGCCAAACGTCTGAGGATGAGACGGAGCTGGAGTCTCTCGATCTGGTTTGGGCCAAATGTCGAGGATATCCCTCCTACCCTGCTCTG ATCATCGACCCAGAGATGCCCGAGGACGGCCTCCTGCACAACGGGGTGCCCATCCCCGTCCCACCCAAAGACGTCCTCCGCCTGGgggagcagagacaggaggagaccaACGAGAGGCTCTACCTGGTGCTTTTCTTTGACAACAAGCGAACGTG GCAGTGGCTCCCACGTGAGAAGGTGACACCCCTGGGTGTAGACGACACAGCGGACAAGCTGCGCATAATGGAGGGCCGCAAGTCCAGCATCCGCAAGTCTGTCCAGGTGGCGTACGACCGCGCCATGATCCACCAGAGCCGAGTCAGCCACAGCCAAGGCTTCGTGGCGTCTAACTACCTGTAG
- the nr1h5 gene encoding nuclear receptor subfamily 1, group H, member 5 — MREWTELEMSFSAGGFLSASDGYCSTEQLQYYDMLADPLGYPLQDPDLQLLPYSQQQYSPGNMPFTLYSPPPSSTSSPSSSSSSSQLCHPQYLYSSHCLEAPCDPSPEPHCGGLVQGLGAVGLPLGRRSRVGSGGKGRSQDELCVVCGDKASGYHYNALTCEGCKGFFRRSVTKNAVYHCKSGGGCEMDMYMRRKCQDCRLRKCRAVGMLAECLLTEVQCQSKRLRKGGKGRGHEEENTDSRRVSSTSRLPGQAVSASLTREQKYIVDRMVDAHRLYRAQNGSHGRLLEWPYAEEGEVLSGLVSPHLQRLLQFARTVPGFELLDFSDQSSLLSISSLEVMFLLSAQQFSNNPASPSPALQLFTTSTHNWLRNVESKENIRSSTLVSSGGSEDLFGPVLSFFHSMKTLRVTEAEYSLLTATALLCSDRASLQAASCVEKMQELILDLLSRVCGAQAGAARGGPQRFGRLLGRLTELRTLRHNYLLLTRQQPGP, encoded by the exons ATGAGAGAGTGGACCGAGTTGGAGATGAGCTTTTCAGCAGGGGGGTTTCTCTCCGCCTCGGATGGTTACTGCTCCACCGAGCAGCTCCAGTACTACG aCATGCTGGCCGACCCCCTGGGGTACCCCCTGCAGGACCCCGATCTCCAGCTGCTCCCTTACAGCCAACAACAGTACAGCCCCGGCAACATGCCCTTCACCCTCTACAGCCCTCCgccttcctccacctcctcaccgtcctcctcctcttcctcctcgcaGCTCTGCCACCCCCAGTACCTGTACAGCTCTCACTGCCTGGAGGCCCCCTGCGATCCCAGCCCCGAGCCCCACTGTGGAGGTCTGGTTCAGGGGCTCGGGGCGGTGGGACTGCCTCTGGGGCGGAGGTCGCGGGTGGGGTCGGGAGGGAAGGGCAGAAGTCAGGACGAGCTGTGCGTGGTGTGTGGAGATAAAGCGTCAGGGTATCATTACAACGCTCTCACCTGCGAGGGATGTAAAG GTTTTTTCAGGCGTAGCGTGACTAAAAACGCCGTGTATCACTGTAAGAGCGGAGGGGGCTGTGAGATGGACATGTACATGAGGAGGAAGTGCCAGGACTGCCGGCTGAGGAAGTGTCGCGCCGTGGGAATGCTGGCTGAGT GTCTTCTGACGGAGGTGCAGTGCCAATCCAAGAGActgaggaaaggagggaaaggcAGAGGACACGAGGAGGAGAACACAGACAGCCGGAGGGTCAGCTCGACCAGCAGACTACCTGGACAG GCTGTGTCGGCCAGTTTAACCCGAGAACAGAAGTACATCGTGGACCGGATGGTGGACGCTCATCGACTGTACCGAGCACAGAACGGCAGCCACGGAAGG ctGCTGGAGTGGCCGTACGCGGAGGAAGGGGAGGTCCTGTCTGGTCTTGTGTCACCACACCTGCAAAGGCTGCTGCAGTTTGCCAGGACAGTGCCAG GTTTTGAGCTCCTGGACTTCTCAGATCAAAGCTCTCTGTTGTCCATCTCTTCACTGGAGGTCATGTTTCTGCTCTCGGCTCAGCAGTTCTCCAACAACCCAGCGAGCCCCAGTCCAG CCCTGCAGCTTTTCACCACGTCAACACACAACTGGCTGAGAAATGTAGAGTCAAAGGAAAACATCCGCAGTAGCACGTTGGTCAGTTCAG GAGGCAGCGAGGATCTCTTCGGGCCGGTGCTCAGCTTCTTCCACAGCATGAAAACGCTGCGGGTGACGGAGGCCGAGTACAGCCTGCTCACCgccacagctctgctctgctcag ACCGGGCGTCCCTGCAGGCAGCCAGCTGTGTTGAGAAAATGCAGGAGCTGATCCTGGACCTGCTGTCCAGGGTGTGTGGGGCCCAGGCCGGAGCTGCACGAGGGGGACCGCAGCGGTTCGGCCGCCTGCTAGGGAGACTGACGGAGCTCCGAACCCTCCGTCACAATTACCTCCTCCTGACGAGACAGCAGCCCGGACCCTGA